The proteins below come from a single Ruegeria sp. SCSIO 43209 genomic window:
- a CDS encoding ATP-binding protein yields MATLNVLILVCLGYVVLLFGVAFAADRLAARGGGKWLRSPLIYTLSLSIYCTAWTFYGAVGNAARSGLEFVTIYLGPTLVMISWWWGLRKLVRIGRSQRVTSIADLISSRYGKSNTLAVCVTILAVLGGTPYIALQLQSITLSFSIFAEADPSGLYREGSSVFWVAAGLAVFAILFGTRNLDANERHHGVVTAIALESVVKLFALLAVGIFVVWGVAGGLGPMMDQIDASEIGQWHVDAGRWTTFIFLSAAAFVCLPRMFQVMVVENDDESHLRTAAWAFPLYLLLMSLFVVPIAVVGLDLMPEGSNPDLFVLTVPLSQGNDWLAMLSFIGGFSSATSMVIVTAMALSTMVSNHVVMPIWLNTQEGTASVSGDVRTVVLMARRVSIAAIMALGYFYFQLSGGGAALTSIGLVAFAGISQILPALVGGLFWRGATRTGALVGLSVGFFLWIYTLLLPGMGGGIVPASVIENGPFGWGWLRPQALFGIEGIDPMVHTVMWSLSLNTIAFCVASMLSFPSPLERLQGAQFVNVFDHSVSARGWTGSVAQSEDLMIMTQRILGTIPAQEFFQAEAERQNGRPGRLPEPTPQFLERLERELSGSVGAATAHAMIGQIVGGASVSVEDLLAVADESAQMLEYSSQLEAKSTELSRTARQLREANAKLTQVSKQKDAFLSQVSHELRTPMTSIRAFSEIMRDTDGLSAEEQIRYAAIIHDESLRLTRLLDDLLDLSVLESGQVSLNMGEATLSEVLDRAVSSALAGSDRKIGVRRVRASERIPLHTDLDRLGQVFINLISNAQKYCDAIEPVLTISAHDVGGQVVIDFIDNGGGIPAEAQSMVFEKFARVGSDKAGGAGLGLAICREIMQRLGGEVAYLPGQGGAAFRVSLPLAFRQAAQ; encoded by the coding sequence ATGGCAACCCTGAATGTCCTGATTCTGGTCTGTCTTGGCTATGTGGTTCTTCTGTTCGGCGTCGCCTTCGCAGCGGACCGGCTGGCTGCGCGTGGCGGCGGGAAATGGTTGCGTTCCCCGCTGATCTACACCCTGTCACTGTCGATCTATTGCACTGCATGGACGTTTTATGGCGCGGTTGGCAACGCCGCGCGTTCTGGGCTTGAATTCGTAACCATCTATCTGGGTCCTACACTGGTGATGATCAGCTGGTGGTGGGGCCTGCGCAAACTCGTGCGCATCGGACGCAGCCAGCGCGTGACGTCGATCGCTGACCTGATCTCGTCACGATACGGCAAGTCCAACACACTGGCGGTGTGCGTGACCATTCTAGCCGTTCTGGGCGGCACACCTTATATCGCGCTGCAATTGCAGTCGATCACGCTGTCCTTTTCGATCTTTGCCGAGGCCGATCCCTCAGGTCTCTATCGCGAAGGCTCCAGTGTGTTCTGGGTCGCGGCGGGCTTGGCCGTCTTTGCGATCCTCTTCGGGACGCGCAATCTGGATGCCAATGAGCGCCACCACGGCGTTGTTACCGCTATTGCGTTGGAATCTGTGGTGAAACTCTTCGCCCTTCTGGCCGTTGGCATCTTTGTTGTCTGGGGCGTCGCTGGCGGCTTGGGGCCGATGATGGATCAGATCGATGCCTCGGAAATTGGCCAATGGCATGTGGATGCTGGGCGCTGGACCACTTTCATTTTCCTTTCGGCAGCGGCCTTTGTCTGCCTGCCACGGATGTTTCAGGTCATGGTGGTCGAGAACGACGATGAGAGCCACCTGCGCACCGCCGCCTGGGCCTTTCCGCTCTACCTGCTGCTGATGAGCTTGTTTGTCGTGCCCATCGCCGTCGTTGGGTTGGACCTGATGCCCGAAGGCTCGAACCCCGACCTGTTTGTGCTGACCGTGCCGCTGTCGCAGGGCAATGACTGGTTGGCGATGCTGTCGTTCATCGGCGGGTTTTCCTCGGCCACATCAATGGTGATCGTTACCGCGATGGCGCTGTCAACCATGGTCTCGAACCATGTGGTCATGCCGATCTGGCTGAATACGCAGGAAGGCACCGCGTCGGTCTCTGGTGATGTGCGAACAGTCGTGCTGATGGCGCGGCGCGTCTCGATCGCGGCGATCATGGCGTTGGGCTATTTCTACTTCCAGCTTTCGGGGGGCGGGGCTGCCCTGACCTCGATCGGACTGGTGGCCTTTGCCGGGATTTCCCAGATTCTGCCCGCACTGGTGGGCGGCCTGTTCTGGCGCGGCGCGACCCGAACTGGGGCGTTGGTCGGGCTCAGCGTCGGGTTCTTTCTCTGGATTTACACACTGCTGCTGCCTGGCATGGGTGGCGGCATTGTCCCGGCATCGGTGATTGAAAACGGACCCTTCGGCTGGGGCTGGCTGCGCCCGCAGGCGTTGTTCGGGATCGAAGGGATCGACCCGATGGTGCATACGGTCATGTGGTCGCTGTCGCTGAATACAATCGCCTTCTGCGTCGCCTCGATGCTCAGCTTCCCCAGCCCGCTGGAACGCCTTCAGGGTGCGCAATTCGTAAATGTATTTGACCATTCGGTTTCAGCCCGTGGCTGGACCGGTTCGGTGGCGCAAAGCGAAGACCTGATGATCATGACCCAGCGGATTCTGGGCACTATTCCCGCGCAAGAGTTCTTTCAAGCCGAAGCCGAGCGCCAGAATGGTCGCCCCGGACGACTGCCCGAGCCCACGCCGCAGTTTCTGGAACGGCTGGAACGCGAACTCAGCGGCTCGGTCGGGGCCGCAACCGCGCATGCGATGATCGGTCAGATCGTTGGCGGGGCGTCTGTGTCTGTCGAAGACCTGTTGGCCGTTGCCGACGAGTCCGCGCAGATGTTGGAATATTCCAGCCAGCTTGAGGCGAAATCGACTGAGCTCAGCCGCACAGCGCGGCAATTGCGCGAGGCGAATGCCAAGCTTACGCAAGTCTCGAAACAGAAAGACGCGTTTCTTAGCCAGGTCAGCCACGAATTGCGCACGCCCATGACCTCGATTCGGGCGTTTTCTGAAATTATGCGCGACACCGATGGCCTCAGCGCCGAGGAACAAATCCGTTATGCTGCGATCATACATGATGAATCGCTGCGTCTGACCCGGCTACTGGATGATCTGCTCGACCTTAGCGTGCTGGAAAGCGGCCAGGTTAGCCTGAACATGGGCGAAGCCACCCTAAGCGAAGTTCTGGACCGCGCCGTTTCAAGCGCGCTGGCGGGCAGTGATCGAAAGATTGGCGTACGGCGGGTGCGCGCAAGTGAACGTATCCCGCTGCACACGGATCTCGACCGGCTGGGGCAGGTGTTCATCAACCTGATTTCCAACGCCCAGAAATATTGCGACGCCATTGAACCGGTGCTGACCATCTCGGCCCATGATGTCGGCGGGCAAGTGGTAATCGATTTCATCGACAACGGTGGTGGTATCCCGGCCGAGGCGCAATCGATGGTATTCGAGAAATTTGCCCGCGTCGGCTCGGACAAGGCAGGCGGGGCAGGGTTGGGGCTGGCGATCTGCCGAGAGATTATGCAGCGCTTGGGCGGCGAAGTTGCCTATCTGCCGGGGCAGGGAGGGGCGGCCTTCCGCGTCAGCCTTCCGCTGGCTTTTCGTCAGGCCGCGCAATGA
- a CDS encoding FliM/FliN family flagellar motor C-terminal domain-containing protein codes for MTTSALARKLSAGQCGADTPRSVLRALRLGLARASGESMGLALSVIGAKQAVRAQEDIADRLNEGWLMLLFTSDQGGLAAACLDPGCVSAIVQQQTIAMVTSDPPPERAFTDTDAAMVAPLIEDMLSRALKLVESPADMASLSGYEFSSRAEGRRALNLALVDEVYRMFDLTVELAGGPRQGEVSILLPERPLSDQEQVADITQSGVNLDQASGVIRAELNTVICRLSLPLTALSELSVGDVLPLQGARVDRVEVLSIDRARTAIGRLGQCGGMRAVRINEQGPPSALPAKDCAGFLASKSSLTPSAPDDEMSSPLDDDIVAHDLTTEDSLLEPDDLLPASSEQRVTEISHLAGLPAPEGNGRD; via the coding sequence ATGACCACATCAGCACTGGCACGAAAGCTTTCAGCGGGGCAATGCGGTGCCGACACGCCCCGCTCGGTCCTGCGCGCCTTGCGGCTGGGGTTGGCACGCGCCTCCGGCGAAAGCATGGGGCTGGCGCTGTCGGTCATCGGGGCAAAGCAGGCCGTACGTGCGCAGGAAGATATAGCCGACCGGCTGAATGAGGGGTGGTTGATGCTGCTGTTTACCTCGGATCAGGGCGGCCTGGCTGCGGCCTGTCTGGACCCGGGTTGCGTCTCTGCCATCGTCCAGCAGCAAACGATTGCCATGGTCACCTCTGACCCACCACCCGAGCGTGCGTTTACCGACACCGACGCTGCCATGGTCGCCCCTCTGATCGAGGATATGCTGAGCCGGGCTCTGAAACTGGTTGAGTCCCCGGCAGACATGGCCAGCCTGTCCGGGTATGAGTTCAGCTCACGCGCCGAAGGTCGGCGCGCACTGAACCTGGCGCTGGTGGATGAGGTCTATCGCATGTTTGATCTGACGGTCGAACTTGCCGGTGGTCCGCGTCAGGGCGAGGTCAGTATCCTGCTGCCCGAACGCCCGCTCTCGGATCAGGAACAGGTTGCGGATATCACCCAATCGGGGGTGAATCTTGATCAGGCATCCGGGGTAATTCGGGCTGAGCTGAACACCGTGATCTGCCGCCTGTCTTTGCCGCTGACAGCGCTTTCGGAATTGTCCGTTGGGGATGTCCTGCCGCTGCAGGGCGCGCGGGTGGATCGGGTTGAAGTTCTGTCAATCGATCGTGCACGAACCGCCATCGGACGTCTGGGTCAGTGCGGCGGAATGCGTGCGGTACGGATCAACGAACAAGGCCCTCCTTCTGCGTTGCCCGCCAAGGACTGCGCCGGATTTCTGGCTAGCAAATCAAGCTTGACGCCCTCGGCCCCGGATGACGAGATGTCGTCCCCGCTTGATGACGATATAGTAGCGCATGATCTGACGACCGAGGATTCCCTCCTGGAACCCGACGACTTGTTGCCTGCCAGTTCCGAACAGCGTGTCACGGAAATCTCGCACCTCGCCGGTCTGCCAGCGCCCGAAGGCAATGGCCGCGACTAG
- a CDS encoding TIGR01244 family sulfur transferase: MEIRPITPRYAVSPQISVEDVPAIAEAGFVKVICNRPNTEVPPDQQSDAIGQAVREAGMEYEVLELTHQTMTPENVALQRDLAESCSGPVLAYCASGTRCSVVWALGQCDRLSTDEILDATGKAGYALDGLRPALEQLRGRG, from the coding sequence ATGGAGATTCGACCGATAACCCCCCGCTACGCCGTCTCACCTCAGATCTCGGTGGAGGACGTGCCAGCCATTGCCGAGGCCGGTTTCGTCAAGGTGATCTGCAACCGTCCCAATACCGAAGTTCCGCCGGATCAGCAGTCAGACGCCATCGGTCAAGCCGTTCGCGAGGCCGGGATGGAATATGAGGTTCTGGAGTTGACACACCAGACGATGACACCGGAAAACGTGGCGCTGCAACGCGATCTGGCCGAAAGCTGCAGCGGGCCGGTTCTGGCCTATTGCGCCTCTGGCACACGATGTTCGGTGGTCTGGGCGCTGGGACAGTGCGATCGGCTAAGCACGGATGAAATCCTCGATGCGACCGGAAAAGCAGGCTATGCGCTCGACGGGTTGCGCCCGGCATTGGAACAGCTGCGAGGGCGCGGATAA
- a CDS encoding DUF6691 family protein, protein MRSVFAFLAGSLFGIGLLISGMTDTTKVRGWLDVFGNWDPTLAFVMGGAILPMLVAWRLTRNRIPVVGGQFPAPPRVELDRRLIVGSVLFGVGWGLAGLCPGPAMASLGYGGVGGIVFLIAMIAGMFAAPKLGAQLDRIADAA, encoded by the coding sequence ATGCGCTCAGTGTTTGCTTTTCTCGCCGGATCGCTGTTCGGCATCGGGCTTTTGATCTCAGGCATGACCGACACCACCAAGGTGCGGGGGTGGCTGGATGTGTTCGGCAATTGGGACCCGACGCTCGCCTTTGTCATGGGCGGGGCGATCCTGCCGATGCTGGTGGCGTGGCGATTGACACGGAACAGGATCCCTGTAGTGGGCGGACAGTTCCCCGCCCCGCCCCGTGTTGAACTGGATCGCCGTCTGATCGTCGGGTCGGTCCTGTTCGGCGTCGGTTGGGGATTGGCGGGTTTGTGCCCGGGCCCGGCGATGGCCTCGCTTGGATATGGAGGCGTTGGCGGGATTGTGTTCCTGATTGCGATGATCGCGGGCATGTTTGCGGCACCAAAGCTGGGTGCGCAACTGGACAGGATCGCCGACGCAGCCTAA
- a CDS encoding YeeE/YedE family protein — MNIEWISGLAGGLLIGLGASVYLLCNGRIMGASGILGGLLERSDRSVLTERLAFVAGLVGMPLLLRPLIAPQAETHLTPDLAIVILAGLLVGAGTRIANGCTSGHGVCGISRFSLRGIVATVFYILAGGLTVALFRHALGVI, encoded by the coding sequence ATGAATATCGAATGGATTTCGGGTCTGGCTGGTGGTCTGCTGATCGGGCTGGGTGCCAGCGTTTATCTGCTGTGTAATGGGCGGATCATGGGGGCGAGCGGCATATTGGGCGGACTGCTGGAACGCAGCGACCGGAGCGTATTAACGGAACGCCTGGCTTTCGTCGCTGGCTTGGTCGGGATGCCCTTATTGCTGCGCCCATTGATTGCGCCGCAGGCCGAGACCCATTTGACCCCGGATCTGGCGATCGTGATCCTTGCTGGGCTGCTGGTGGGGGCTGGAACACGGATCGCCAATGGCTGCACTTCGGGTCACGGCGTTTGTGGGATTTCTCGCTTCTCGTTGCGCGGGATCGTCGCAACGGTGTTCTACATTCTTGCAGGTGGTCTGACGGTTGCGCTGTTTCGCCATGCTTTGGGGGTGATCTAA
- a CDS encoding MBL fold metallo-hydrolase, with translation MTPSVKAFFDPQTFTVSYVVQEPQGQACAIIDSVLDFDHASGRTDTSSADQIVDYVTAQGLKVEWILESHVHADHLSAAPYLQEKLGGQIGIGENIVVVQDTFGKVFNEGTEFQRDGSQFDALFAEGSSFHIGQMRGDVLHTPGHTPACMTYVIGDAAFVGDTLFMPDFGTARCDFPGGSSADLYASIQKILSLPDETRIFVGHDYKAPGRDEYAWETTVGEQKALNVHIGQGRSVEEFVEMRDARDATLAMPRLILPSLQVNMRAGQMPPADEQGDVFMKIPVNKL, from the coding sequence ATGACGCCAAGTGTGAAAGCTTTTTTCGACCCGCAGACCTTCACCGTCTCTTACGTTGTGCAGGAACCTCAGGGGCAGGCCTGCGCCATCATCGACAGTGTATTGGATTTCGATCACGCCTCGGGGCGGACCGACACCAGCTCGGCCGACCAGATTGTCGACTATGTGACGGCACAGGGACTGAAGGTGGAGTGGATTCTGGAAAGCCATGTCCATGCCGACCACCTGTCAGCAGCCCCTTACCTACAGGAAAAGCTGGGTGGTCAGATCGGGATTGGCGAGAATATCGTGGTCGTTCAGGACACGTTCGGCAAGGTCTTCAACGAAGGCACCGAGTTTCAGCGTGATGGCAGCCAGTTCGATGCACTGTTTGCCGAAGGGTCCAGCTTTCACATCGGCCAGATGCGCGGGGACGTTTTGCACACGCCAGGCCATACGCCAGCCTGCATGACCTATGTGATCGGCGATGCGGCCTTTGTGGGCGATACGCTGTTCATGCCAGATTTCGGAACTGCCCGATGCGATTTTCCCGGCGGGTCATCGGCGGACCTGTATGCCTCGATCCAGAAAATCCTGTCTCTGCCTGACGAGACGCGGATTTTTGTAGGCCATGATTACAAAGCGCCTGGTCGCGATGAATACGCGTGGGAGACCACAGTTGGCGAACAGAAGGCGCTGAACGTTCATATCGGTCAGGGCCGCAGCGTCGAAGAATTTGTCGAGATGCGTGATGCGCGGGATGCAACCCTTGCGATGCCGCGCCTTATTTTGCCCTCGCTGCAGGTCAATATGCGGGCCGGTCAGATGCCACCAGCGGATGAGCAGGGCGACGTTTTCATGAAAATCCCAGTCAATAAGCTTTGA
- a CDS encoding DUF2312 domain-containing protein, whose translation MEDITEDQAAANYRVTAGELRQFVERFERLEAEKKDIADQQKEVMAEAKARGYDTKVMRKVVALRKRDKDDIAEEEAVLEMYKEALGM comes from the coding sequence ATGGAAGACATCACCGAAGATCAGGCCGCAGCCAACTACCGAGTGACCGCAGGCGAGCTGCGCCAGTTCGTCGAACGGTTCGAGCGTCTTGAGGCCGAAAAGAAAGATATCGCCGACCAGCAGAAAGAGGTCATGGCCGAGGCCAAGGCCCGCGGCTACGACACCAAGGTCATGCGCAAGGTCGTCGCCCTGCGCAAGCGCGACAAGGACGACATCGCCGAGGAAGAGGCGGTGCTGGAAATGTACAAGGAAGCGCTGGGCATGTAG
- a CDS encoding type VI secretion protein, giving the protein MKATALPTIAALLHTTGHLNAQPEPDPCDWAFSDKLISKLCDCMNLDNDIERLACYDQQAALQVLVKRAMYERVRRIAETEAGRAAMSDVLRGYETESTDGSD; this is encoded by the coding sequence ATGAAAGCAACTGCCTTACCTACCATTGCGGCACTGCTGCATACTACCGGTCATCTGAATGCCCAACCAGAACCCGATCCGTGCGATTGGGCGTTCTCGGACAAGCTCATAAGCAAACTTTGCGACTGTATGAATCTTGATAATGATATTGAACGACTGGCCTGTTATGACCAGCAAGCAGCGCTGCAAGTATTGGTTAAGCGCGCGATGTATGAGCGTGTCAGGCGTATTGCGGAAACAGAGGCTGGACGGGCAGCAATGAGTGATGTTTTGCGCGGATACGAAACGGAATCCACAGATGGCAGTGACTGA
- a CDS encoding type II toxin-antitoxin system RelE/ParE family toxin, translated as MGYITKMQTVTELPFFTAQAESIVTEAQKKEIIDLLAADPECGDVIPGTGGIRKVRVALLGRGKRGGARVVYYYLDETIPIYALAIYAKNVQTDLTQEQKKALAALARAIKKEARNKA; from the coding sequence TTGGGCTATATAACAAAAATGCAGACAGTAACAGAACTTCCCTTCTTCACTGCTCAGGCAGAATCTATCGTAACTGAGGCGCAAAAGAAGGAAATCATAGACTTATTGGCTGCCGATCCTGAATGCGGGGATGTGATTCCTGGCACGGGTGGAATTAGAAAGGTTAGAGTTGCCCTTCTGGGTAGAGGAAAGCGTGGTGGCGCACGGGTAGTTTACTATTACCTAGACGAAACCATACCAATATATGCTTTGGCTATCTATGCGAAGAACGTGCAGACTGACCTAACGCAGGAACAAAAGAAGGCTCTGGCTGCATTGGCGAGAGCAATCAAGAAAGAAGCAAGGAACAAAGCATGA